The genomic region GAACTATTTAGTAATGATAAATTACAATAAATTACGTTAAGTAATGATAAGTAACATAATAACACAAAAAGGAGATTAGGACAAATGGCAAATGATATTTTATACACTGTACCCGAGGTATCAAAATTGATTAAAACCAATCCATCTTATGTTTACACATTAATAAGATTAGGATTACTACCAGCGCTAAAACTTGGGAGTTTAAAAGTAAGGAGGACA from Candidatus Arthromitus sp. SFB-mouse-Japan harbors:
- a CDS encoding helix-turn-helix domain-containing protein, with product MANDILYTVPEVSKLIKTNPSYVYTLIRLGLLPALKLGSLKVRRTSLLDFLERFEGKDLTDLEHIRDLETGV